Proteins encoded in a region of the Carassius gibelio isolate Cgi1373 ecotype wild population from Czech Republic chromosome B5, carGib1.2-hapl.c, whole genome shotgun sequence genome:
- the LOC127958136 gene encoding zinc finger protein ubi-d4 isoform X1: MAAVVENVVKLLGEQYYRDAMEQCHNYNARLCAERSVRMPFLDSQTGVAQSNCYFWMEKRHRGPGGTHSLAVVCLQNRSVAPGQLYTYPARRWRKKRRANPPEDPRLAFPSLKSELDLGLKKDVFSSDGSSLEALLKGEPMDKRSGLELRTAEEDPSSTEYSSGGLNPSSRVRKKILEPDDFLDDLDDEDYEEDTPKRRGKGKGKGRGVSSARKKLEATAALEDRDRPYACDNTFKQKHISKSSERVCGKRYKNRPGLSYHYAHSHLAEEEGEEKDEMDIREPTPPQQDEPKTPKKGPDGLALPNKYCDFCLGDSSMNQKTGQSEELVSCSDCGRSGHPSCLQFTPVMMAAVKTYRWQCIECKCCNMCGTSENDDQLLFCDDCDRGYHMYCLSPPMSEPPEGSWSCHLCLALLKEKASIYQNQNAPPS, encoded by the exons ATGGCGGCAGTGGTAGAGAATGTTGTCAAGCT gCTGGGTGAGCAGTATTACAGGGACGCTATGGAGCAGTGTCACAACTATAATGCCCGTCTGTGTGCGGAGAGGAGCGTCAGGATGCCCTTCCTCGACTCTCAGACAGGCGTCGCCCAGAGCAACTGCTACTTCTGGATGGAGAAAAGGCACAGAGGACCAGGTGGGACCCACTCACTCGCAGTGGTCTGTTTACAGAACAGAA GTGTTGCCCCAGGTCAGTTGTACACATATCCAGCACGACGCTGGAGAAAGAAGAGGAGGGCTAACCCCCCAGAGGACCCTCGTTTAGCCTTCCCATCTCTAAAGTCCG AGCTGGATCTGGGGCTTAAGAAAGATGTTTTCTCCAGTGATGGCAGCAGCTTAGAGGCACTTCTGAAGGGAGAGCCAATGGACAAAAGATCTGGGTTGGAGCTCCGCACAGCAGAAGAGGATCCCAGCTCTACAGAGTACTCTTCCGGCGGTCTAAACCCTAGCAGCAGGGTCCGGAAG AAAATTTTGGAGCCAGATGATTTTCTAGATGATCTGGATGATGAAGATTATGAAGAAGATACTCCAAAGAGACGGGGAAAAGGCAAGGGAAAG GGTCGTGGTGTCAGCAGTGCTCGGAAGAAGTTAGAAGCAACAGCTGCTTTGGAGGATCGAGACCGACCGTACGCTTGTGACA acACTTTCAAACAAAAGCATATTTCAAAATCTTCCGAAAGAG TCTGTGGGAAGCGCTATAAGAATAGGCCTGGTCTCAGTTATCATTACGCCCATTCTCACTTGGCtgaggaggagggggaggagaaAGATGAGATGGACATTCGCGAACCTACGCCACCCCAACAAGACGAACCCAAGA CTCCTAAGAAGGGTCCAGATGGTTTGGCTCTGCCAAACAAGTACTGTGATTTTTGTCTGGGAGATTCCAGCATGAACCAGAAAAccggccaatcagaagagcttgTGTCCTGCTCAGATTGTGGCCGTTCTG GTCACCCCTCGTGTCTGCAGTTCACTCCAGTGATGATGGCTGCTGTGAAAACCTATCGCTGGCAGTGCATTGAATGCAAGTGCTGTAATATGTGTGGAACCTCAGAAAATGAT GACCAGCTGTTGTTCTGTGATGACTGTGATCGAGGATACCACATGTACTGCCTCTCGCCCCCTATGTCTGAACCTCCTGAAG GAAGTTGGAGTTGTCATCTGTGTTTGGCTCTCCTGAAAGAGAAGGCCTCTATATACCAGAATCAGAATGCACCGCCCTCATGA
- the LOC127958136 gene encoding zinc finger protein ubi-d4 isoform X2, producing the protein MATLDSVLGEQYYRDAMEQCHNYNARLCAERSVRMPFLDSQTGVAQSNCYFWMEKRHRGPGGTHSLAVVCLQNRSVAPGQLYTYPARRWRKKRRANPPEDPRLAFPSLKSELDLGLKKDVFSSDGSSLEALLKGEPMDKRSGLELRTAEEDPSSTEYSSGGLNPSSRVRKKILEPDDFLDDLDDEDYEEDTPKRRGKGKGKGRGVSSARKKLEATAALEDRDRPYACDNTFKQKHISKSSERVCGKRYKNRPGLSYHYAHSHLAEEEGEEKDEMDIREPTPPQQDEPKTPKKGPDGLALPNKYCDFCLGDSSMNQKTGQSEELVSCSDCGRSGHPSCLQFTPVMMAAVKTYRWQCIECKCCNMCGTSENDDQLLFCDDCDRGYHMYCLSPPMSEPPEGSWSCHLCLALLKEKASIYQNQNAPPS; encoded by the exons ATGGCTACTTTAGACTCTGT gCTGGGTGAGCAGTATTACAGGGACGCTATGGAGCAGTGTCACAACTATAATGCCCGTCTGTGTGCGGAGAGGAGCGTCAGGATGCCCTTCCTCGACTCTCAGACAGGCGTCGCCCAGAGCAACTGCTACTTCTGGATGGAGAAAAGGCACAGAGGACCAGGTGGGACCCACTCACTCGCAGTGGTCTGTTTACAGAACAGAA GTGTTGCCCCAGGTCAGTTGTACACATATCCAGCACGACGCTGGAGAAAGAAGAGGAGGGCTAACCCCCCAGAGGACCCTCGTTTAGCCTTCCCATCTCTAAAGTCCG AGCTGGATCTGGGGCTTAAGAAAGATGTTTTCTCCAGTGATGGCAGCAGCTTAGAGGCACTTCTGAAGGGAGAGCCAATGGACAAAAGATCTGGGTTGGAGCTCCGCACAGCAGAAGAGGATCCCAGCTCTACAGAGTACTCTTCCGGCGGTCTAAACCCTAGCAGCAGGGTCCGGAAG AAAATTTTGGAGCCAGATGATTTTCTAGATGATCTGGATGATGAAGATTATGAAGAAGATACTCCAAAGAGACGGGGAAAAGGCAAGGGAAAG GGTCGTGGTGTCAGCAGTGCTCGGAAGAAGTTAGAAGCAACAGCTGCTTTGGAGGATCGAGACCGACCGTACGCTTGTGACA acACTTTCAAACAAAAGCATATTTCAAAATCTTCCGAAAGAG TCTGTGGGAAGCGCTATAAGAATAGGCCTGGTCTCAGTTATCATTACGCCCATTCTCACTTGGCtgaggaggagggggaggagaaAGATGAGATGGACATTCGCGAACCTACGCCACCCCAACAAGACGAACCCAAGA CTCCTAAGAAGGGTCCAGATGGTTTGGCTCTGCCAAACAAGTACTGTGATTTTTGTCTGGGAGATTCCAGCATGAACCAGAAAAccggccaatcagaagagcttgTGTCCTGCTCAGATTGTGGCCGTTCTG GTCACCCCTCGTGTCTGCAGTTCACTCCAGTGATGATGGCTGCTGTGAAAACCTATCGCTGGCAGTGCATTGAATGCAAGTGCTGTAATATGTGTGGAACCTCAGAAAATGAT GACCAGCTGTTGTTCTGTGATGACTGTGATCGAGGATACCACATGTACTGCCTCTCGCCCCCTATGTCTGAACCTCCTGAAG GAAGTTGGAGTTGTCATCTGTGTTTGGCTCTCCTGAAAGAGAAGGCCTCTATATACCAGAATCAGAATGCACCGCCCTCATGA
- the LOC127958136 gene encoding zinc finger protein ubi-d4 isoform X4 — MAAVVENVVKLLGEQYYRDAMEQCHNYNARLCAERSVRMPFLDSQTGVAQSNCYFWMEKRHRGPGGTHSLAVVCLQNRSVAPGQLYTYPARRWRKKRRANPPEDPRLAFPSLKSELDLGLKKDVFSSDGSSLEALLKGEPMDKRSGLELRTAEEDPSSTEYSSGGLNPSSRVRKKILEPDDFLDDLDDEDYEEDTPKRRGKGKGKGRGVSSARKKLEATAALEDRDRPYACDICGKRYKNRPGLSYHYAHSHLAEEEGEEKDEMDIREPTPPQQDEPKTPKKGPDGLALPNKYCDFCLGDSSMNQKTGQSEELVSCSDCGRSGHPSCLQFTPVMMAAVKTYRWQCIECKCCNMCGTSENDDQLLFCDDCDRGYHMYCLSPPMSEPPEGSWSCHLCLALLKEKASIYQNQNAPPS; from the exons ATGGCGGCAGTGGTAGAGAATGTTGTCAAGCT gCTGGGTGAGCAGTATTACAGGGACGCTATGGAGCAGTGTCACAACTATAATGCCCGTCTGTGTGCGGAGAGGAGCGTCAGGATGCCCTTCCTCGACTCTCAGACAGGCGTCGCCCAGAGCAACTGCTACTTCTGGATGGAGAAAAGGCACAGAGGACCAGGTGGGACCCACTCACTCGCAGTGGTCTGTTTACAGAACAGAA GTGTTGCCCCAGGTCAGTTGTACACATATCCAGCACGACGCTGGAGAAAGAAGAGGAGGGCTAACCCCCCAGAGGACCCTCGTTTAGCCTTCCCATCTCTAAAGTCCG AGCTGGATCTGGGGCTTAAGAAAGATGTTTTCTCCAGTGATGGCAGCAGCTTAGAGGCACTTCTGAAGGGAGAGCCAATGGACAAAAGATCTGGGTTGGAGCTCCGCACAGCAGAAGAGGATCCCAGCTCTACAGAGTACTCTTCCGGCGGTCTAAACCCTAGCAGCAGGGTCCGGAAG AAAATTTTGGAGCCAGATGATTTTCTAGATGATCTGGATGATGAAGATTATGAAGAAGATACTCCAAAGAGACGGGGAAAAGGCAAGGGAAAG GGTCGTGGTGTCAGCAGTGCTCGGAAGAAGTTAGAAGCAACAGCTGCTTTGGAGGATCGAGACCGACCGTACGCTTGTGACA TCTGTGGGAAGCGCTATAAGAATAGGCCTGGTCTCAGTTATCATTACGCCCATTCTCACTTGGCtgaggaggagggggaggagaaAGATGAGATGGACATTCGCGAACCTACGCCACCCCAACAAGACGAACCCAAGA CTCCTAAGAAGGGTCCAGATGGTTTGGCTCTGCCAAACAAGTACTGTGATTTTTGTCTGGGAGATTCCAGCATGAACCAGAAAAccggccaatcagaagagcttgTGTCCTGCTCAGATTGTGGCCGTTCTG GTCACCCCTCGTGTCTGCAGTTCACTCCAGTGATGATGGCTGCTGTGAAAACCTATCGCTGGCAGTGCATTGAATGCAAGTGCTGTAATATGTGTGGAACCTCAGAAAATGAT GACCAGCTGTTGTTCTGTGATGACTGTGATCGAGGATACCACATGTACTGCCTCTCGCCCCCTATGTCTGAACCTCCTGAAG GAAGTTGGAGTTGTCATCTGTGTTTGGCTCTCCTGAAAGAGAAGGCCTCTATATACCAGAATCAGAATGCACCGCCCTCATGA
- the LOC127958136 gene encoding zinc finger protein ubi-d4 isoform X3: MAAVVENVVKLLGEQYYRDAMEQCHNYNARLCAERSVRMPFLDSQTGVAQSNCYFWMEKRHRGPGVAPGQLYTYPARRWRKKRRANPPEDPRLAFPSLKSELDLGLKKDVFSSDGSSLEALLKGEPMDKRSGLELRTAEEDPSSTEYSSGGLNPSSRVRKKILEPDDFLDDLDDEDYEEDTPKRRGKGKGKGRGVSSARKKLEATAALEDRDRPYACDNTFKQKHISKSSERVCGKRYKNRPGLSYHYAHSHLAEEEGEEKDEMDIREPTPPQQDEPKTPKKGPDGLALPNKYCDFCLGDSSMNQKTGQSEELVSCSDCGRSGHPSCLQFTPVMMAAVKTYRWQCIECKCCNMCGTSENDDQLLFCDDCDRGYHMYCLSPPMSEPPEGSWSCHLCLALLKEKASIYQNQNAPPS, from the exons ATGGCGGCAGTGGTAGAGAATGTTGTCAAGCT gCTGGGTGAGCAGTATTACAGGGACGCTATGGAGCAGTGTCACAACTATAATGCCCGTCTGTGTGCGGAGAGGAGCGTCAGGATGCCCTTCCTCGACTCTCAGACAGGCGTCGCCCAGAGCAACTGCTACTTCTGGATGGAGAAAAGGCACAGAGGACCAG GTGTTGCCCCAGGTCAGTTGTACACATATCCAGCACGACGCTGGAGAAAGAAGAGGAGGGCTAACCCCCCAGAGGACCCTCGTTTAGCCTTCCCATCTCTAAAGTCCG AGCTGGATCTGGGGCTTAAGAAAGATGTTTTCTCCAGTGATGGCAGCAGCTTAGAGGCACTTCTGAAGGGAGAGCCAATGGACAAAAGATCTGGGTTGGAGCTCCGCACAGCAGAAGAGGATCCCAGCTCTACAGAGTACTCTTCCGGCGGTCTAAACCCTAGCAGCAGGGTCCGGAAG AAAATTTTGGAGCCAGATGATTTTCTAGATGATCTGGATGATGAAGATTATGAAGAAGATACTCCAAAGAGACGGGGAAAAGGCAAGGGAAAG GGTCGTGGTGTCAGCAGTGCTCGGAAGAAGTTAGAAGCAACAGCTGCTTTGGAGGATCGAGACCGACCGTACGCTTGTGACA acACTTTCAAACAAAAGCATATTTCAAAATCTTCCGAAAGAG TCTGTGGGAAGCGCTATAAGAATAGGCCTGGTCTCAGTTATCATTACGCCCATTCTCACTTGGCtgaggaggagggggaggagaaAGATGAGATGGACATTCGCGAACCTACGCCACCCCAACAAGACGAACCCAAGA CTCCTAAGAAGGGTCCAGATGGTTTGGCTCTGCCAAACAAGTACTGTGATTTTTGTCTGGGAGATTCCAGCATGAACCAGAAAAccggccaatcagaagagcttgTGTCCTGCTCAGATTGTGGCCGTTCTG GTCACCCCTCGTGTCTGCAGTTCACTCCAGTGATGATGGCTGCTGTGAAAACCTATCGCTGGCAGTGCATTGAATGCAAGTGCTGTAATATGTGTGGAACCTCAGAAAATGAT GACCAGCTGTTGTTCTGTGATGACTGTGATCGAGGATACCACATGTACTGCCTCTCGCCCCCTATGTCTGAACCTCCTGAAG GAAGTTGGAGTTGTCATCTGTGTTTGGCTCTCCTGAAAGAGAAGGCCTCTATATACCAGAATCAGAATGCACCGCCCTCATGA
- the LOC127958136 gene encoding zinc finger protein ubi-d4 isoform X5, which translates to MAAVVENVVKLLGEQYYRDAMEQCHNYNARLCAERSVRMPFLDSQTGVAQSNCYFWMEKRHRGPGVAPGQLYTYPARRWRKKRRANPPEDPRLAFPSLKSELDLGLKKDVFSSDGSSLEALLKGEPMDKRSGLELRTAEEDPSSTEYSSGGLNPSSRVRKKILEPDDFLDDLDDEDYEEDTPKRRGKGKGKGRGVSSARKKLEATAALEDRDRPYACDICGKRYKNRPGLSYHYAHSHLAEEEGEEKDEMDIREPTPPQQDEPKTPKKGPDGLALPNKYCDFCLGDSSMNQKTGQSEELVSCSDCGRSGHPSCLQFTPVMMAAVKTYRWQCIECKCCNMCGTSENDDQLLFCDDCDRGYHMYCLSPPMSEPPEGSWSCHLCLALLKEKASIYQNQNAPPS; encoded by the exons ATGGCGGCAGTGGTAGAGAATGTTGTCAAGCT gCTGGGTGAGCAGTATTACAGGGACGCTATGGAGCAGTGTCACAACTATAATGCCCGTCTGTGTGCGGAGAGGAGCGTCAGGATGCCCTTCCTCGACTCTCAGACAGGCGTCGCCCAGAGCAACTGCTACTTCTGGATGGAGAAAAGGCACAGAGGACCAG GTGTTGCCCCAGGTCAGTTGTACACATATCCAGCACGACGCTGGAGAAAGAAGAGGAGGGCTAACCCCCCAGAGGACCCTCGTTTAGCCTTCCCATCTCTAAAGTCCG AGCTGGATCTGGGGCTTAAGAAAGATGTTTTCTCCAGTGATGGCAGCAGCTTAGAGGCACTTCTGAAGGGAGAGCCAATGGACAAAAGATCTGGGTTGGAGCTCCGCACAGCAGAAGAGGATCCCAGCTCTACAGAGTACTCTTCCGGCGGTCTAAACCCTAGCAGCAGGGTCCGGAAG AAAATTTTGGAGCCAGATGATTTTCTAGATGATCTGGATGATGAAGATTATGAAGAAGATACTCCAAAGAGACGGGGAAAAGGCAAGGGAAAG GGTCGTGGTGTCAGCAGTGCTCGGAAGAAGTTAGAAGCAACAGCTGCTTTGGAGGATCGAGACCGACCGTACGCTTGTGACA TCTGTGGGAAGCGCTATAAGAATAGGCCTGGTCTCAGTTATCATTACGCCCATTCTCACTTGGCtgaggaggagggggaggagaaAGATGAGATGGACATTCGCGAACCTACGCCACCCCAACAAGACGAACCCAAGA CTCCTAAGAAGGGTCCAGATGGTTTGGCTCTGCCAAACAAGTACTGTGATTTTTGTCTGGGAGATTCCAGCATGAACCAGAAAAccggccaatcagaagagcttgTGTCCTGCTCAGATTGTGGCCGTTCTG GTCACCCCTCGTGTCTGCAGTTCACTCCAGTGATGATGGCTGCTGTGAAAACCTATCGCTGGCAGTGCATTGAATGCAAGTGCTGTAATATGTGTGGAACCTCAGAAAATGAT GACCAGCTGTTGTTCTGTGATGACTGTGATCGAGGATACCACATGTACTGCCTCTCGCCCCCTATGTCTGAACCTCCTGAAG GAAGTTGGAGTTGTCATCTGTGTTTGGCTCTCCTGAAAGAGAAGGCCTCTATATACCAGAATCAGAATGCACCGCCCTCATGA